In Longimicrobium sp., a genomic segment contains:
- a CDS encoding FAD-dependent oxidoreductase, giving the protein MQSSERSLSVWEQTNPQREFPRLTGDVTADVVVVGAGIAGMSVAYHLAKAGQNVVVLDDNAVGGGESGQTTAHLTSAMDDYYQVLEKVHGKDGARIAHDSHQGAIDTIERIVRENAIECDFERVDGYWFLGPDRDVSFLEKERDAATRAGAQGLEIVPRIPIDSWDSGPALRYPNQGQFHLLKYLEGLTTAVQAAGGRVHTGNHVNGVESGARPKVSGDGFSVSAAAVVMCTNSPVHDRVTMHTKQAPYRTFVVAGRIPAGAVPRILFWDTLDPYHYVRTQPVDGDPSSVWLIVGGEDHKTGHHDDAAERYARLEAWTRERFPVRSFELRWSGQVLEPVDYMGFIGRDPTHENVFLATGDSGQGMTHGTIAGMLISDLILGRPNPWEKLYDPSRKTLSLDSAKMFLEENLDVAAKLAELLPLGGEVASGAEIRPGEGAILQRGAKKIAAYRDDSGALHQCSAYCTHLGCVVHWNSEEKSWDCPCHGSRFSPTGELVLNGPAVTGLTRLDAEEG; this is encoded by the coding sequence ATGCAGTCGTCGGAGCGTTCGCTGTCCGTCTGGGAGCAGACCAACCCGCAGCGCGAGTTCCCGCGCCTGACCGGCGACGTCACCGCCGACGTGGTGGTGGTCGGCGCGGGGATCGCGGGGATGAGCGTGGCCTACCACCTGGCGAAGGCCGGGCAGAACGTCGTGGTGCTGGACGACAACGCCGTCGGCGGCGGCGAGAGCGGGCAGACCACCGCCCACCTCACCAGCGCCATGGACGACTACTACCAGGTGCTGGAGAAGGTGCACGGAAAGGATGGCGCCCGCATCGCCCACGACAGCCACCAGGGCGCCATCGACACCATCGAGCGCATCGTCCGCGAGAACGCCATCGAGTGCGACTTCGAGCGCGTGGACGGCTACTGGTTCCTGGGCCCGGACCGCGACGTCTCGTTCCTGGAGAAGGAGCGCGACGCCGCCACCCGCGCCGGCGCGCAGGGGCTGGAGATCGTCCCCCGCATCCCCATCGACAGCTGGGACAGCGGCCCGGCGCTGCGCTATCCCAACCAGGGGCAGTTCCATCTCCTGAAGTACCTGGAGGGGCTGACCACCGCGGTGCAGGCCGCCGGCGGGCGCGTCCACACCGGCAACCACGTGAACGGCGTGGAGAGCGGCGCGCGCCCGAAGGTGAGCGGCGACGGCTTCAGCGTGAGCGCCGCGGCCGTCGTCATGTGCACCAACTCGCCGGTGCACGACCGGGTGACCATGCACACCAAGCAGGCGCCCTATCGCACCTTCGTCGTCGCCGGGCGCATCCCGGCGGGGGCGGTGCCGCGCATCCTCTTCTGGGACACGCTGGACCCGTATCACTACGTCCGCACGCAGCCCGTGGACGGCGATCCGTCGTCCGTGTGGCTCATCGTGGGCGGCGAGGACCACAAGACCGGCCACCACGACGACGCGGCCGAGCGCTACGCCCGGCTGGAGGCGTGGACGCGCGAGCGCTTTCCGGTGCGGTCGTTCGAGCTGCGCTGGTCCGGGCAGGTGCTGGAGCCGGTGGACTACATGGGCTTCATCGGGCGCGACCCCACGCACGAGAACGTCTTTCTGGCCACGGGAGATTCGGGGCAGGGGATGACGCACGGGACCATCGCGGGGATGCTGATCTCCGACCTGATCCTGGGGCGGCCCAACCCGTGGGAGAAGCTGTACGACCCCAGCCGGAAGACGCTCTCGCTGGACTCGGCCAAGATGTTCCTGGAAGAGAACCTGGACGTCGCGGCGAAGCTCGCCGAGCTGCTGCCGCTGGGCGGCGAGGTGGCCAGCGGCGCGGAGATCCGCCCCGGCGAGGGCGCCATCCTGCAGCGCGGAGCGAAGAAGATCGCGGCGTACCGCGACGACAGCGGCGCGCTGCACCAGTGCTCGGCGTACTGCACGCACCTGGGGTGCGTGGTGCACTGGAACAGCGAGGAGAAGAGCTGGGACTGCCCCTGCCACGGCTCGCGCTTCTCGCCCACGGGCGAGCTGGTGCTGAACGGCCCCGCGGTCACGGGGCTGACGCGGCTGGACGCGGAGGAGGGATGA